The nucleotide window tggtttatgatatttttgtgttGTAGCATTTCATGTTCTCcactttgctaatgaaaaaaaatgagactaaaatgataataattttaaaaaaaaggtacaaaaaaacaatatttgaaataattgaaCTAAAATGTAAAAGTCTTTCCCTACTGTAAGCGTCTAAAAATTCTCTTATCAAAGTGTACTTAGGGTAAAAATGTATCCGCGCACTTCACTTTTTAATTGGAAACCACACACACAAATGGGAATCACgccttcaaaatttaaatttttctaatcaGTTTTCTGATAAATAAGGAGTttgaattttatctaataaaatgatactgtttcataaataatagataaaaacaaagaattataaatttaaaaattaatgttctaaaaatgatataacaaaCAGTTTgtggaaaatatattttaaattaggctaaaagactattttccacccaaattttaatgcaaaagtaaatatatatatttacagagtttcaaaaacctaaatactcactCATAGACTAACGATCGTTAAATTTTTCTGTTAGaggaaaaagtaaaatcattatttttcattaaaccctaaaccttaaaaaattatattattttcctctattagtttagaaaactaacaatttttctccaagattaaattttgaaaaaatcactTCCCCCCACCCCCAAGGTTTCAAAATCCTCCTTCCATTTTTCAACAATTGGCTCCAAGAACCAAGCCATCTTCTTCCTTTGCCGGTGAGATTATGAGGTATGAAATCAAAAAAAGCAGAAAGAAAGATTATAGTGGAGACCCACcatgtgaagatgaagatgagtaAGATCTATGCGATATATTACGGATCAAATTGAATtacattttgttaatataaatatattttgatagtgACGTTGTCTTcgataagagtaatattatgtatgtaattttatgtacaaataataacgTATTACCTTGTGATTGAGTattgatttatctttaatttttaactatctaaccatattataacatatcattatttatatataaaaattatacacataatattactcctCCGATAATCCTGATAATTAATAACATTCTGAACCATAGAATAATTCCCATTAattaatcagaaaaaaaaagttttttccatTGACTGAACTACTCATTacatcattgataataaattattaatggtaaTGGAAACCAGCTCGGTTTGCACaaagtattatcatataaagcatgaattattaattaattaataacaaagtTTAGCTTTTGCAAGAGCACTTAATAAAGCTAAAGTTACTTTCCCTAgtttaatcttcattttccactgcattgaattataaaataattaattaatgaggtcCCTGGTCTTCTACAACCCTCTTTTTTCTTGCTTTGATAAAGTATTAATCTGTTCACATGTTGAGTTTTCACaatcaatcaattgaatttaGTGGAACCTTCTTCCATAGATGAATCATTCACACTAAAGTTACAAGCAATTAATTCTTCTTCACTGTAAtctctcttcatcatcttcatttttcCTCTCTCTCAATCATTCAGAAATATTTTCACTCACAAACCTCTCTGAAACTAGTTCCCCTGATTTCTTCAGTTTGCACCTTAGTTGCCCTGTTACTTTCtctcttttactttctttatttcagAATCATTTTGCCCTATTTCtggttctttatttttttcggTTTCaatatttctgatttcttcaaccaaaaaaaaaaaaaaacactttttgcTTTCAGTTATTTCTCGATTACTAGAAAGAATTACCATTTCTcgtatttattgttaattattttcatttgctcTACTTCTCTTCtgcttttcaaacttaaaaaaagttttaaaacaatgGTTGATGTTGCCGGGAATCTTAGGGGTGCGGTGAGTCCTGTCCTTCAACTTGCCGAGTGGTTGGCTGCTCCGATTTGTCGTCAATTTAAGTACTTGTTCAACTACActaccaatttcaaaaatctggaaatggAAGTTGATAAGTTGAAGAATACAAGGGAAGAAGTTGAGCGTAAGATTATTGCTGCTGAAAGAAATGTGGAAGTGATCAACCAAAATGTTAAGAAGTGGCAGGACAGTGCGCAGAAGATGATTGATAAAGCAGAGCAGTTGATTCAAGAGAAAGCAAACAACCCGCGTTGTTTCAGGGGATTGTGCTCCAATTTCATCATCCACTACAAACAAAGCAAGAGAGCTTTTAAATTGAAGCGGGATGATATTGATCCACTCCTCCAGCAAGAAAGGGAATTGAGTCCAATTTCCTATCAGACTAATCCACCGGAGATCTGGCTTAGATCTAGTGAAAATTATTTGGcttttgaatcaagaaactcCACTTTAAAGAATGTATGGGATGCtttaaatgatgagaatgtcTTCATGATTGGTGTTTATGGGATGGGGGGTCTTGGGAAGACCACTCTTGTGCAAGAAGTTGGTAGGAAAGCCAAGGCGGAAAAGCTCTTTGACGACATTGTTTTTGTGGAggtaaagaaacattcaatacAATATTGTTCATCTGTTAAGCTTTGCTTTATTTTCTGGTTCTGATTGGGCGTTTCTTTTTGTCCTGTAGGTATCAGAATCTcctgatataaaaaaaattcaaacagcAGTTGCAGACAACTTAGGTCTGAAATTCGAAAGCGAAAGTGAAAGGGCAAAGAAGCTATATTCAAGAATGGAGGGCaagaatattcttttaattattgataatatttggGAACCTCTAGAATTTGAAAAGACGATAGGAATTCCATGCGGAGCTGATCGTGGAAGAAATAAACTTTTGTTCACAACAAGAAACTTAGATGTGTTGGAGAGTATGGGTTCCACAAATAATTTCGGGATGGGCattttaaatgaagaagaagcttgGACCCTATTTACCAAAATGACAGCGTTGACAGGTAGATTTGATGTAGAACTTTTATTTGTATCTTTTATTGCTTAACTCATAAAATGTTAGAGTAAttatttgtcattaaaaaataaacttatttatgaTATCAGttctatttattataaaagtaaaGGTTTAGTTTAAGTTAGTTAAGTCTAAGAGACTATCCTATTGTCGAATtagaaatttgttattatatttgtcatataaaataatagttttaatatatatatatgaggaatattatttgaaattaaaagcaGAActcatttagataaaaaatttttgattaatttatttggaAATGAGTgaaattcaacatttaaaacttttcttgtttttaaattcaaagtatacatgtaaaagaaaatcaatttgtataatcCTAGATCTCTTTGCAGATAATGTTATTCAAATAGATAGATTGCATTCTCTACCGAACGATGTGTGCAAGGAATGCGCGGGTTTACCTATTGTCATTTGTACAATAGGAAGagcattaataaaaaaaactgagCCATTTGATTGGAAGGATGTATTGCAAGAACTGAGAGCACCTTCACCAACAAATTTCACTGAATTGCTAAAAGAGGAATATAGGAAGATAGAATTGAGTTATAGGTATttaagaaatgatgaattgaagaaaacttttttaattGCTAGTCTATTGGAAAATAATACTTCCATATCAGACTTGATTAAACATGTTGTTGGTCAAGATATACTTGAAGGAGCTAACTTGACAATGGAAAACACACGAAATAGACTAGATAGAGTGGTTCGCGAGCTCAAATATGCTTGTTTGTTACTTGACGGGGTTGAAGACGGCCAATTTGCTATGCATGATGTTGTTCGTGTTGTTGCCATAACAATTGCAAACGTGAATCACCATGTGTTTACAGCAAGAAATGATGTTGAACGGGATTGGAAGGATAAAGACAAACTCAAAAAATGCACAAAGATTTCTTTACCTAGTAAAAATACTATTATTAGTCAACTTTGGCCTAACGATTTGGATTGTCCAAGTCTTGAATATTTCTATATGACTGATATGCGGAACTCTTCTTTCGAAATCTCGGAGGGCTTTTTCATGGTGATGCCAAAGCTTAGAGTATTGAATTTGGTTGGACTACAACAATCGTCATTGCcatcatcaattcatcatttgacaAACCTTCAAACATTGTGTTTAGATAAGAGCAACATTGAAGGTGTTACGATTATTGGAAAGCTTAAGAAGCTAAAGGTCCTTAGCTTGTGAAGTTCTTATATTAAGGAGTTTCCTACGGAAATGGGTCAATTAACTCAACTAAGATTGTTAGATTTGAGTGATTGCTATCTTTTGGAAGTTATAGCTCCAAAtgtgatatcaaaattatcccAACTTGAAGAACTTTATTTAAAGGGATGTCTTATTCAGTGGAAGATTGAAGTACTTGAGGAATTAAAGCTCTTGCTTAACCTCACCAATGTAGAATTGAATATTGAAGATGACAAGGTTTTGCTTGAAGCCTTCTTTTCTAAAGAGCTTATAAGGTACAAAATATTAGTGGGAAATTGGTGGTACCCAATTCCAACATTTGGTGAACAAGAGTGTTTGAGGATATTGAAATTGAGGTACAATTCTACCATCTACTTGGAAGAATTACGTGGAATCAAGAATGTTGAACTCTTATACTTAGCCGAATCTTTAGATGATCATAAACATTCAAAATTCAGTTTGCAGTCCAATGAAATCACACCactttttaacaaaaaggttAGATTTACTAAAACTTTTTGTACTTGTCTATTATATatgttcttattttcttttagttctGTTCTCATTTGTTAACACCTAGTTGTAGTATTCTCTCTTGCATCTTTTTTACTAGTGActtaaatttttagattcaattcaattttattatgaactactcttctttttaatttttcccatATGAGTACgtaaatattaaaacaacaattaactTTGACTGTAGGTTATCTTTCATGATTTAAAGATTTTGGTATTGAAGAATATTATTTCTAGAAAGATTTGGGACAGTCAACTTCCGTCTTCctcctttgaaaatttgaaaaaattgatattgCGTAGATGTACAAAGATCAAATTTGTGTTTCCTTATACCATAACCAAAAACCTCCAGCAACTCCAATATCTTGAGATAAAGGATTGTATTGATTTAGAGGAAATTGTTGCTATAAAAGAAATAACAGAAGCAGTTGCCAGTTTTGTCTTTCCTCAAGTAACctttttgaagtttgaaaatctaCCTGAACTTGCAACTTTTTATCCTGGAATACATACTTCAAAATGGCCTAAGTTGAAAAAGTTGGTGGTGAGAGATTGTGACAAATTTAAGTTGTTCAATTCAGAATCAAATTCTTCGTGCTTGGACCAGAAGGTATGGGTAtctaattttgttctttttcaaaattcaaaaaaccttctttatatgtataaattcaaaacaactgaattatctctctcctttttcctttttagtaaAGCTTAGTGagctgaattttttttcattaatattgaaCTTAAAATACTAGAAGAATTCTAACCGCCTCAATcttcagtttttgaaaatttttattatcatttatgcaAAATAGATCATTTCAAAATGAGGaaacatgataaaaaaacaaaattaaacaattaagatttttcaaaggaaaaaattaaaagacatATTTAATTAGTAGTTTTCGAAAACAgcttttgaacttttttatttttatattgatttgaaatttaaaaaataaataattgaaggcTTCAACTAATAAGCCATTAactaaacttttgttttaagaatataattaaaatgctgattggattttgttttgatggttATGTAGATCAACCATGATTGACTCAGTGACTTCTAAAAATTTCATCCCTATTTCTtacagaaaaatattaaaggaaaaaaataaaaatcctcaataataattaacttaaaatacatcttcataaataattaacaaaatttaattcatgcTTGCATCAATTTCACTAGAAAGTATTGATTTCATTAATCAATGCTTGCTTctgtagttaatatttttagagacaaaaaaatACATTGTTAATATTATGGAATGTCATGATAAATGCATGagtcaattatttctttttaagattttgaaacaaCAATTAACTTTGATTGCAGGTTCACTTTCGTGATTTAGAGGTCTTAAAATTGAAGaatattagttttgaaaagaTTTGGGATAGCCaactttcaacttcttcttatcaaaatttgacacacttGACCTTATttgaatgtgataaaataaaatatatgtttcctTTGTCAATAGCCAAAAGCCTCCAACAACTTCAATGCCTTGAGTTAACGAGTTGTAAGGTTTTAGAGAGAATTATTGCTCCAGAAGGAGGAACAGAAGCAACTGTCAATTTTTCCTTTCCGCAGGTAACCAAAGTGAAGCTTGAATATCTACCAGAGTTTACAAATTTCTATCCTGGAATATATACTTCAGAATGGCCAAAATTGGAAGAGTTGGTGGTTGAAGGTTGTGGTAAATGTAAGATGTTGACTTCAGAGCTAAATTTCCTATGCTTTGACCAAAAGGTACAAGAATCCAATtttattccctttttttttaaaaaaaaaaaattgtctatgtcatattacataaattcaaaacaattgaCTCAGTGGTTTCTAAAAATCCCATCCCTATTTCTTATGgtattaaagtgaaaaaaaatcctcaataataattaacttaaaacaCATCTTCATAAataactaacaaatttaaaaatactaaattatttgtgaataatgggaaattataattaatttgataatctattataggtataatttttttattgaaaaaattaaaaatagtttttgtaAAACCATGTGGGCTGATAGTATTTCTCTGCTTGGcttgaaatagttttatctcTGAAATTTTTGTCCAACAcacatttcaaaacaaaaatgccaTTGCTGTGTGCATTTATAGTGAATACCAATTGATATCTAATTTGGTACCCATTGTAAATGCAcattatattacttatttcaaaattttatcaacatgaTTTGGTAGTggacaagaataaaaattagtttaattatgaaactaatgttTGTGTCATATAGGATAATGTTATAGGTGATAAGTCATACATTTTAACTGCACTATGCAATtcatagcttttttttttttccgaacTCTTTAAGGTACTATTAGGttctaaaaatcataatataattttatttttattagaaatatatgtAATAGGCGCATGGTCTTTCATATTATTGGAAAGCTTAATGAGCTGAAtcatttttcttgaatattgaaattatatattacattaaacaattaagattttccaggaaaaaaaacaataaatttgtttaattagtggttttgaaaaaaatagtttttgaatgtaattttaatgctgattttgattttttttctttaaaagatcAATAAAGGTAAAACAGAGTAAGctattaactaaatttttattataataatataattacaaacttaattgaattttgtttttatggctTTGTAGATCAACCATGATTTGAAGGAATTTCAATTAAGGGATGGTTTGGAAAAGATTAGTTGGTGGCGTcaatataaaaaacttgaaatcTCCTATTATAAGTCAACGCCTATTCCACTTTGGccctttcaaaaatttgaaaatcttacatGTCTTTTTGTTCATGGTTGTCATGAGTTGGTTAACTTAACAACACTTTCAACAGCTAGAAGTTTGGTGCAACTGAGAGAATTGAAGATATCACATTGTAAAATGTTGATggaaatattagaaattgaGGAAGATGCAacaattgaaattgtttttgagaaTTTGAGCAAGTTGTCATTTGATAGCATAGAAAGTCTTATATGTTTCTGCTCAGGGAATTACACTTTCAATTTCCCATCATTGGaagagttaaatataaaaaattgtccGAATATGATAACCTTCTGTAAAGGAATCTTGAGCACTCCAAAGTTACAGAAAATCAGTTATGAGGAAATGGAAGTAGAGAATGAAGAGAATGATCTTAATAAAACCATACAAggattatataaaaagaaaaaccaggtatgcattcaattaatttagtataaatatttacttatctCTTCAagtttttttagtttagaaGAAAGACacataatcatttttaattactttataataaaataattatcaaattttattgcagGACATCTctcttgatttgaatttgaagtttaAGACATTCCACCAGGATAATTCTATAGAGATTGGCTACAACCAACACCCAACTTccttctatcaaaatttgacacacttGATCTTGTGGGAatgtgaaaacataaaaaatgcgTTTCCATCTTCCATTGCCAAAAGCCTCCACCAACTCCAACAACTAAAGATTCAA belongs to Mangifera indica cultivar Alphonso chromosome 2, CATAS_Mindica_2.1, whole genome shotgun sequence and includes:
- the LOC123208952 gene encoding uncharacterized protein LOC123208952; this encodes MGQLTQLRLLDLSDCYLLEVIAPNVISKLSQLEELYLKGCLIQWKIEVLEELKLLLNLTNVELNIEDDKVLLEAFFSKELIRYKILVGNWWYPIPTFGEQECLRILKLRYNSTIYLEELRGIKNVELLYLAESLDDHKHSKFSLQSNEITPLFNKKVIFHDLKILVLKNIISRKIWDSQLPSSSFENLKKLILRRCTKIKFVFPYTITKNLQQLQYLEIKDCIDLEEIVAIKEITEAVASFVFPQVTFLKFENLPELATFYPGIHTSKWPKLKKLVVRDCDKFKLFNSESNSSCLDQKVHFRDLEVLKLKNISFEKIWDSQLSTSSYQNLTHLTLFECDKIKYMFPLSIAKSLQQLQCLELTSCKVLERIIAPEGGTEATVNFSFPQVTKVKLEYLPEFTNFYPGIYTSEWPKLEELVVEGCGKCKMLTSELNFLCFDQKINHDLKEFQLRDGLEKISWWRQYKKLEISYYKSTPIPLWPFQKFENLTCLFVHGCHELVNLTTLSTARSLVQLRELKISHCKMLMEILEIEEDATIEIVFENLSKLSFDSIESLICFCSGNYTFNFPSLEELNIKNCPNMITFCKGILSTPKLQKISYEEMEVENEENDLNKTIQGLYKKKNQDISLDLNLKFKTFHQDNSIEIGYNQHPTSFYQNLTHLILWECENIKNAFPSSIAKSLHQLQQLKIQNCKVLKEIVAKEEGANAVVDFVFPNITLLMLEDLPELTAFYPGIYTLEMPKLKELVVKDCTKYVSLKENNVEIELNILDPKFIFLDNKINFNLKVFDGETNIGWLSQSKTLTIDEDFSVNIPLQLLQRFENVRELQLSQSQYKDIKSLCDLPNLEILEVHYCYRLINLVPFSGSFQNLKVLKVSSCNGLIMKLITLSMAKSLTQLRELSISYCDMLTEIVDNEGDATSTEIVFNSLNKLSLERLESLICFCSGNYSFNFPSLEELIIEDCPNLEIFCRGSICTPKLDKVIYNFEDSVIKFDYAKHVRPVEIENNDLNTIIQQEYKKQVGFSWKELTLSGRNIKTTLQGEFQENLDKVETLRLVKDDHAYIQIHILEKFINLEELILTVSSYEEMFSCEEGEEYVGALSKLKVLQLQGLFNLKCIWKQDSWFKSILQNLHSLNVKHCHNLMTLLPSSSSFKNLITLKVQYCSGMQNLMTSSTAKTLVCLKNLSIEKCEMMTEVLANEGDTEKDEIIFKRLEDLRLVNLESLTCFYYGNYTLNFPFLNSLAVHECSKMKTFSREGVNMPRLQQVNWRNCSDDLNYVTTQLQNDCSKLWEKFPW
- the LOC123208958 gene encoding putative disease resistance protein At3g15700, with amino-acid sequence MVDVAGNLRGAVSPVLQLAEWLAAPICRQFKYLFNYTTNFKNLEMEVDKLKNTREEVERKIIAAERNVEVINQNVKKWQDSAQKMIDKAEQLIQEKANNPRCFRGLCSNFIIHYKQSKRAFKLKRDDIDPLLQQERELSPISYQTNPPEIWLRSSENYLAFESRNSTLKNVWDALNDENVFMIGVYGMGGLGKTTLVQEVGRKAKAEKLFDDIVFVEVSESPDIKKIQTAVADNLGLKFESESERAKKLYSRMEGKNILLIIDNIWEPLEFEKTIGIPCGADRGRNKLLFTTRNLDVLESMGSTNNFGMGILNEEEAWTLFTKMTALTDNVIQIDRLHSLPNDVCKECAGLPIVICTIGRALIKKTEPFDWKDVLQELRAPSPTNFTELLKEEYRKIELSYRYLRNDELKKTFLIASLLENNTSISDLIKHVVGQDILEGANLTMENTRNRLDRVVRELKYACLLLDGVEDGQFAMHDVVRVVAITIANVNHHVFTARNDVERDWKDKDKLKKCTKISLPSKNTIISQLWPNDLDCPSLEYFYMTDMRNSSFEISEGFFMVMPKLRVLNLVGLQQSSLPSSIHHLTNLQTLCLDKSNIEGVTIIGKLKKLKVLSL